From the Pseudoroseomonas cervicalis genome, one window contains:
- the ftsH gene encoding ATP-dependent zinc metalloprotease FtsH — protein MKHKTRFHVSYWLLAFLAVLLIQSLLASRTVAPIPYSQFEQLLRDGKVVEIGISDRFIQGTLREPLSEGGPTRFTTTRVDPDFAQELQRYNVRYTGQIESTFLRDLLSWVLPVLLFIGVWIFVLRRMGQGMGGLMQVGRSKAKVYVETDTRVRFEDVAGVDEAKDELREIVEFLRDPARHGRLGGRLPKGVLLVGPPGTGKTLLARAVAGEAGVPFFSISGSEFVEMFVGVGAARVRDLFAQAREKAPAIIFIDELDALGRARSAGVAGGGHDEKEQTLNQLLVELDGFDPSSGLVLLAATNRPEILDPALLRAGRFDRQVLVDRPDRQGRVQILAVHLRKVTLAPGVAVEEIAALTPGFTGADLANLVNEAALLATRRGAEAVSMEDFNNAVERIIAGLEKRNRLLNPHEREIVAYHEMGHALVGLALPGSDVVHKVSIIPRGVGALGYTIQRPTEDRFLMTRQELENKMAVLLGGRAAEEIVFGHLSTGASDDLARVTDIARAMVTRYGMSERLGHVALERENRAFLGPAAGLPREHDYSEATAAAVDEEVRGIVQRAYERTLVLLRDRREALERTARALLAQETLDRPQLLALVEAPGGAGEGGGGVTQA, from the coding sequence ATGAAGCACAAGACGCGGTTCCATGTCAGCTACTGGCTGCTGGCTTTTCTGGCGGTGCTGCTGATCCAGTCCCTCCTGGCCAGCCGGACCGTGGCGCCGATCCCCTACAGCCAGTTCGAACAGCTGCTGCGCGATGGCAAGGTGGTGGAGATCGGCATTTCCGACCGCTTCATCCAGGGCACGCTGCGCGAGCCGCTGTCGGAAGGCGGGCCGACCCGCTTCACCACGACGCGGGTCGACCCGGATTTCGCCCAGGAGCTGCAGCGCTACAATGTGCGCTACACCGGGCAGATCGAGAGCACCTTCCTGCGCGACCTGCTCTCCTGGGTGCTGCCGGTGCTGCTGTTCATCGGCGTCTGGATCTTCGTTCTGCGCCGCATGGGCCAGGGCATGGGCGGGCTGATGCAGGTCGGCCGCAGCAAGGCCAAGGTCTATGTCGAGACCGACACCCGCGTGCGCTTCGAGGATGTCGCCGGCGTCGACGAGGCGAAGGACGAGCTGCGCGAGATCGTCGAGTTCCTGCGCGACCCGGCGCGCCACGGCCGGCTGGGCGGCCGGCTGCCCAAGGGCGTGCTGCTGGTGGGCCCGCCCGGCACCGGCAAGACGCTGCTGGCCCGCGCCGTGGCCGGCGAGGCGGGGGTGCCCTTCTTCTCCATCTCCGGCTCGGAATTCGTCGAGATGTTCGTGGGCGTCGGCGCCGCCCGGGTGCGCGACCTCTTCGCCCAGGCGCGCGAGAAGGCGCCGGCCATCATCTTCATCGACGAGCTGGACGCGCTGGGCCGCGCCCGCAGCGCCGGCGTCGCGGGCGGCGGGCATGACGAGAAGGAGCAGACGCTGAACCAGCTGCTGGTCGAGCTGGACGGTTTCGACCCCTCCTCCGGCCTGGTGCTGCTGGCCGCCACCAACCGGCCGGAGATCCTCGACCCGGCCCTGCTGCGCGCCGGGCGCTTCGACCGCCAGGTGCTGGTGGACCGGCCCGACCGGCAGGGGCGGGTGCAGATCCTGGCGGTGCATCTGCGCAAGGTGACGCTGGCCCCCGGCGTGGCGGTGGAGGAGATCGCCGCGCTCACCCCCGGCTTCACCGGCGCCGACCTCGCCAATCTCGTGAACGAGGCGGCGCTGCTGGCCACCCGCCGCGGCGCCGAGGCGGTGTCGATGGAGGATTTCAACAATGCGGTGGAGCGCATCATCGCCGGCCTCGAGAAGCGCAACCGCCTGCTGAACCCGCATGAGCGCGAGATCGTGGCCTATCACGAGATGGGCCATGCGCTGGTGGGCCTCGCCCTGCCGGGCTCCGACGTGGTGCACAAGGTGTCGATCATCCCGCGCGGCGTCGGCGCGCTGGGCTACACCATCCAGCGCCCGACCGAGGACCGCTTCCTGATGACGCGGCAGGAGCTGGAGAACAAGATGGCCGTGCTGCTGGGCGGCCGCGCCGCCGAGGAGATCGTCTTCGGCCATCTCTCCACCGGCGCCTCGGATGATCTCGCCCGTGTCACCGACATCGCCCGCGCCATGGTCACCCGCTACGGCATGAGCGAGCGGCTGGGCCATGTGGCGCTGGAGCGGGAGAACCGCGCCTTCCTCGGCCCCGCCGCCGGGCTGCCGCGCGAGCATGACTATTCGGAAGCCACCGCGGCGGCGGTGGATGAGGAGGTGCGCGGCATCGTGCAGCGCGCCTATGAGCGCACGCTGGTGCTGCTGCGGGACCGCCGCGAGGCGCTGGAGCGCACCGCCCGCGCGCTGCTGGCGCAGGAGACGCTGGACCGGCCGCAGCTGCTGGCGCTGGTGGAGGCGCCGGGCGGGGCGGGCGAGGGCGGAGGCGGCGTCACGCAGGCGTGA
- a CDS encoding YoaK family protein, translated as MRREGGTTGARAAPAWALRRPVAHLSERRFGLALTFVAGAVNAGGLMLVGQYTSHMSGYVSALADHLALGAFAAVLAGLAALLPFLGGAALSAMLINWGRRRGHASPYALPLRLEAALLLGFGLLGAAFHGAALVVVPAVPLLCFLMGLQNATITKISGARIRTTHVTGIVTDLGIELGKLAYWNRLGGPQDALFVRADRAKIRLLAGLLGGFFLGGLAGALGFGHLGFASCLPLAALLLWLAEARILPGG; from the coding sequence ATGCGGCGAGAGGGCGGGACCACCGGGGCGCGGGCGGCGCCGGCCTGGGCGCTGCGCCGCCCCGTCGCGCATCTCAGCGAGCGGCGCTTCGGCCTGGCGCTGACCTTCGTCGCCGGCGCGGTGAATGCCGGCGGGCTGATGCTGGTGGGCCAGTACACCTCGCACATGTCGGGCTATGTCTCGGCGCTGGCGGATCATCTGGCGCTCGGCGCCTTCGCCGCCGTGCTGGCCGGGCTGGCGGCGCTGCTGCCCTTCCTGGGCGGCGCCGCGCTCTCGGCCATGCTGATCAACTGGGGCAGGCGGCGCGGCCATGCCAGCCCCTATGCCCTGCCGCTGCGGCTGGAGGCGGCGCTGCTGCTGGGCTTCGGCCTGCTGGGCGCGGCCTTCCACGGCGCGGCGCTGGTGGTGGTGCCGGCGGTGCCGCTGCTCTGCTTCCTGATGGGGCTGCAGAACGCCACCATCACCAAGATCTCCGGCGCGCGCATCCGCACCACCCATGTCACCGGCATCGTCACCGATCTCGGCATCGAGCTGGGCAAGCTGGCCTATTGGAACCGGCTGGGCGGGCCGCAGGACGCGCTGTTCGTGCGCGCCGACCGGGCCAAGATCCGCCTGCTGGCCGGGCTGCTGGGCGGCTTCTTCCTGGGCGGGCTGGCCGGCGCGCTGGGCTTCGGCCATCTGGGCTTCGCCTCCTGCCTGCCGCTGGCGGCCCTGCTGCTCTGGCTGGCCGAGGCGCGGATCCTGCCGGGTGGCTGA
- a CDS encoding replication protein RepA, giving the protein MEEVRSARRLVEEHGRLGAIARHEDRRLVEIIASYGADEEVGIPNFLYSGWCMTALPHSRIADDKAWRLENGNVVLLVEPGRRALPGEADEWIGVPYGPTARLIMIYLQSEALRTNSRNIELGRSMNEWFGRMDKKAGGKSYKLVRQQAERIATCRFSFHAERDGVRAIRNQSIVDEGLLFLDGREQDSRQQSFFQEGVVLSESFFRSLKEHAVPVEERAIRHISNSSMAIDTYCWLAYRLHSLKRPTPISWAALHSQFGSGYGQVAAFKRAFLSKILPSALAVYPEAGERGVEVSDTGLILKPTRPPILSRHAA; this is encoded by the coding sequence ATGGAGGAGGTGCGCTCCGCGCGTCGCCTAGTCGAGGAGCATGGCCGTCTCGGGGCCATCGCCCGGCATGAGGATCGGCGCCTGGTCGAGATCATCGCCTCCTACGGGGCCGATGAGGAAGTCGGCATCCCCAATTTCCTCTATTCCGGCTGGTGCATGACCGCACTGCCGCACAGCCGCATCGCCGATGACAAGGCCTGGCGGCTGGAGAACGGCAATGTCGTGCTGCTGGTCGAACCCGGCCGCCGCGCCCTGCCGGGGGAGGCCGATGAGTGGATCGGCGTGCCCTATGGCCCGACCGCCCGGCTGATCATGATCTACCTGCAATCCGAGGCGCTGCGGACCAACAGCCGCAACATCGAGCTCGGCCGCTCGATGAATGAGTGGTTCGGCCGCATGGACAAGAAGGCCGGCGGCAAGAGCTACAAGCTGGTGCGCCAGCAGGCCGAGCGCATCGCCACCTGCCGCTTCAGCTTCCATGCCGAGCGCGACGGCGTGCGCGCCATCCGCAACCAGTCGATCGTCGATGAGGGGCTGCTGTTCCTCGACGGGCGGGAACAGGATAGCCGCCAGCAGAGCTTCTTCCAGGAAGGGGTGGTGCTGTCGGAGAGCTTCTTCCGCTCGCTGAAGGAGCACGCCGTGCCGGTCGAGGAGCGGGCGATCCGCCATATCTCCAACTCCTCCATGGCGATCGACACCTATTGCTGGCTGGCCTACCGGCTGCATTCGCTGAAACGGCCGACGCCGATCTCCTGGGCAGCGCTGCACAGCCAGTTCGGCTCCGGCTACGGGCAGGTCGCGGCCTTCAAGCGCGCCTTCCTCAGCAAGATCCTGCCCTCGGCCCTGGCCGTCTATCCGGAGGCCGGCGAGCGCGGGGTCGAGGTCTCCGACACCGGGCTGATCCTGAAGCCGACCCGGCCCCCCATCCTCAGCCGCCACGCCGCCTGA
- a CDS encoding diguanylate cyclase domain-containing protein: MPSASRLAAAIAALRARSASRLRPRLAVLALAAFLPPALLSLWLLQRQAQQQQDSAAATLAELALRSAQDQAAPLLRANTLLAGLALAHPDGPALCQAVRDSLAEEPGLLHWLALTGAAGRMHCASQPLLETLSLPGLPPAGDGPALLRGPAGPLGGLLLRHPLPRLPGQSLVAALDRSAFRQAILGPGGAEQVLLLDRDGHALLQLPEEMDSPGLPSGLIATLRQRGWGSLRAAGPDGAMRLIGFARLPGSEAMVVALRGEAGIAAPQRAAWRVALVVLALALLGGMGAAIWAARAEAPPLGDTEDAAVELLEAIAATMAQGVALWSLQGRLLTANQRWREMLGLPAGLAAPGTALPDLARFLAEPQPGAAPDPALAGRLTQWLQGSGPAGAPLQRPGGRVVALRAHRLAGSIVTTGSDVTEAVAAEAALRESEARFRLIAENSGDVVALCDMDGTRRYVSPASERVLGYRPEALADRRVGDFVHPDDRDWVEAAAAALRGGDPEASATYRFRRPDGDWLWVDVRARSHADPASGEPIGYVAVMRDATEAKAAEARLLEALERMEEMATTDALTGLANRRRFEEALALEWRRCAREGQPLSLLVLDADNFKRFNDRYGHPAGDECLRLVANALSGVARRPGDVAARHGGEEFALLMPKTDPAGAALLAERVRAAVAGAARPHLGNTPAGIVTVSIGVATTWPKPEKGPAGPGILSGADALLSAADRALYAAKMGGRNRICIASPEIGALLD; encoded by the coding sequence ATGCCGTCCGCCTCCCGCCTTGCCGCCGCGATCGCCGCGCTGCGCGCCCGCTCCGCCTCGCGGCTGCGGCCGCGCCTGGCCGTGCTGGCGCTGGCGGCCTTCCTGCCGCCGGCCCTGCTCAGCCTCTGGCTGCTGCAGCGGCAGGCGCAGCAGCAGCAGGACAGCGCCGCCGCGACCCTGGCGGAGCTGGCGCTGCGCAGCGCCCAGGACCAGGCGGCGCCGCTGCTGCGCGCCAACACCCTGCTGGCCGGGCTGGCGCTGGCGCATCCGGACGGGCCGGCGCTGTGCCAGGCGGTGCGCGACAGCCTGGCGGAGGAGCCGGGCCTGCTGCACTGGCTGGCGCTGACCGGCGCGGCGGGGCGCATGCATTGCGCCAGCCAGCCCCTGCTGGAGACGCTGTCCCTGCCCGGCCTGCCGCCGGCGGGAGACGGGCCCGCCTTGCTGCGCGGCCCCGCCGGCCCGCTGGGCGGGCTGCTGCTGCGCCACCCGCTGCCGCGCCTGCCGGGGCAGAGCCTGGTCGCCGCGCTGGACCGCAGCGCCTTCCGCCAGGCCATTCTGGGCCCGGGCGGGGCGGAGCAGGTGCTGCTGCTGGACCGGGACGGCCATGCGCTGCTGCAGCTGCCGGAGGAGATGGACAGCCCCGGCCTGCCATCCGGCCTGATCGCCACGCTGCGCCAGCGCGGCTGGGGCAGCCTGCGCGCCGCCGGGCCGGACGGGGCGATGCGGCTGATCGGCTTCGCCCGGCTGCCCGGCAGCGAGGCCATGGTGGTGGCGCTGCGCGGCGAGGCCGGCATCGCCGCGCCGCAGCGCGCCGCCTGGCGTGTGGCGCTGGTTGTGCTGGCCCTGGCGCTGCTGGGGGGCATGGGGGCCGCCATCTGGGCCGCGCGGGCCGAGGCGCCGCCGCTCGGCGACACCGAGGATGCCGCGGTGGAGCTGCTGGAGGCGATCGCCGCCACCATGGCGCAGGGCGTGGCGCTGTGGAGCCTGCAGGGCCGGCTGCTGACCGCCAATCAGCGCTGGCGCGAGATGCTGGGCCTGCCCGCGGGACTGGCGGCGCCGGGCACCGCGCTGCCCGACCTCGCCCGTTTCCTGGCCGAGCCGCAGCCCGGCGCCGCGCCCGACCCGGCGCTGGCGGGGCGGCTGACACAATGGCTGCAGGGCAGCGGCCCGGCCGGCGCGCCGCTGCAGCGCCCGGGCGGCCGCGTCGTGGCGCTGCGCGCGCATCGCCTGGCCGGAAGCATCGTCACCACCGGCAGCGACGTGACCGAGGCGGTCGCCGCCGAGGCGGCGCTGCGCGAGAGCGAGGCGCGCTTCCGCCTGATCGCCGAGAATTCCGGGGATGTCGTCGCGCTCTGCGACATGGATGGCACGCGGCGCTATGTCTCCCCCGCCTCCGAACGCGTGCTGGGCTACCGGCCGGAGGCGCTGGCCGATCGCCGGGTCGGCGATTTCGTGCATCCCGACGACCGGGACTGGGTGGAGGCCGCGGCCGCGGCGCTGCGCGGCGGCGACCCCGAGGCCTCGGCCACCTACCGCTTCCGCCGCCCCGATGGCGACTGGCTCTGGGTCGATGTGCGGGCGCGCAGCCATGCCGACCCGGCGAGCGGCGAGCCGATCGGCTATGTCGCGGTGATGCGCGACGCGACCGAGGCCAAGGCCGCCGAGGCGCGGCTGCTGGAGGCGCTGGAGCGGATGGAGGAGATGGCCACCACCGACGCGCTGACCGGCCTGGCCAATCGCCGCCGCTTCGAGGAGGCGCTGGCGCTGGAATGGCGCCGCTGCGCGCGGGAGGGGCAGCCGCTCTCGCTGCTCGTGCTGGATGCCGACAATTTCAAGCGCTTCAACGACCGCTACGGCCATCCGGCGGGGGATGAATGCCTGCGGCTGGTGGCCAATGCCCTGTCCGGCGTGGCCCGCCGCCCGGGCGATGTCGCGGCCCGCCATGGCGGCGAGGAATTCGCGCTGCTGATGCCCAAGACCGACCCCGCCGGCGCCGCCCTGCTGGCCGAGCGGGTGCGCGCCGCGGTGGCCGGGGCGGCGCGGCCGCATCTGGGCAACACGCCGGCCGGCATCGTCACCGTCAGCATCGGTGTCGCCACCACCTGGCCGAAGCCGGAGAAGGGCCCGGCCGGTCCCGGCATCCTCTCCGGCGCCGATGCGCTGCTCTCGGCCGCCGATCGCGCGCTCTATGCCGCCAAGATGGGCGGGCGCAACCGGATCTGCATCGCCTCGCCGGAGATCGGCGCGCTGCTCGACTGA